The sequence below is a genomic window from bacterium.
TCGAGGACCTCACCACGTCGGTCCAGAACCTCTTGGTCTCCGCCGCAAACGCCGCCCCGGGATAAACACCAACCGGCCGATCCCTTCGCGTACGGAACCGGCCGGTTGTGGGATACCTGTCACGGGGGGGAGTGACCGGCACGCAGACTATCCCGATCGGGGCACGCCAACCCGCGGCCGCAGAATCTCGAGGGTAGGGAACCGGCCGCTCAAGATCTGCTGACTGCCGATCCCCATCCAATGTTCGAGAACGGTCGCATAGACGCTGCGGAAGTCCATCTGGAACTTCAGGTCGCCCTGATCAAGATCCGTCAGGCTGGGATGCGGACCATGGACGCCCGGAGCGACGTTCGCCCCGATCAAGAACATCGGCGCCGCCGCCCCGTGGTCGGTCCCGGCCGAAGCGTTCTCCGCGACGCGCCGGCCGAATTCCGAGAAGGTCATCACCAGGACGCGGTCGGACAAGCCCTTCTGCGTGAGGTCTTTGACGAACGCGTCGAGGCCGGCGCCGAGCTGCTCCATCAACCGATCGTGACGGCCGGCCTGCGCGGCATGGGTATCGAACCCGCCCAGCCCGACGTAGTAGACGCGCGTCGGCGAGCCCGCCGAGATGAGCTCGGACACCAACCGGAGTTTGAGGCTGAACGGGTCGCGCGGATAGGGCCCCCCGGTGTCCGACAACCGTCCCGCGACCCTGCGGATGTCATCGGAAGCCAGAATCGCGTCCATCGCGGTGTGGGTCAAGAAATCCACCGTGGGCTCCTCGCCCGGTACCGGCTGCATCACCTGTCGATACGCTTCGACCTCTTGGGCCCCGCCGCCGGCGAGCGGATGAAACGCAAACGCCTGCGGGCTCTCCAGCACGACCGCCCGCCCGGATCCTCCCTGCATCGCCAGCGGCATCTCGGCCCCGAGCATGGCGAGCCCCGCGGTCGGTCCGCAGTTGGGACACTCGCTGTCGAACAACCGCCCCAACCAGCCCGTACGCGGCCCGGTCCCGGCCGGGTCGGCCGTGTGCCAGATCTCCATCGACCGGAAGTGACTCCGGTTCGGATTCGGGTACCCGACCCCCTGGACGACGGCGAGCCGCCCGTCGTCGAAGAGCGCCTTGAGCGGCTTGAGTCCGGGGTGGAACCCCAACTCGTCGGTGACGCGCAGGACGCTTTGCTGGGGCACCGCCAAGTGCGGCCTCGCGCGATAGTACTCGTCGTGAGCGAACGGCACCACGGTGTTGAGGCCGTCGTTGCCTCCACCCATCTGGACAACGACCAGGATGGGGCCGTCGAGCCGTCCGGTTGTAGGCGCGGTGAGCGCTTGATCCCATGGGTTGTTGATCGCCAGGGCCGTGCGTGTGAGGAACATCGGTGCGGTCGCCCCGGCGGCCACGATCGTCAATCCTTTGGTGAGGAACTCGCGGCGGGTCATCATGTTCTGCATCGTCGTGGCCTCCTCAGCTGACCTGGTACTCGGGCAGGCTCATCATGAGATGGATCCCCGCCTCTCGTCCGATGTTCTTGATCGCCCGCGCGACGACCGTCTTGCGGGAGGACGCGATCGGCCGCTGCAGGAGCTGTGCGGCCATAGTCTCGATGGAGGACAGCGCCGTGATGTCCGGGGTCCCGAACTTCCCTGAGAGGAGCGCGCCGGCAAGGTTCGCGCGGCTGAACACAGTTGCTGCGTTGATCCAGGCCTGCCCGCCGTCCCACCCCTTCACCGTCGGCGGATAGAAGAGCCGCTGGCCCGCGTCGCCTGCGAGGAACCCGAGGCGCGGCCAGTCCGGATCGGCGATCCCGAGATGGCGCACCGCACCGACCACGAACTCCACCGGGCTCTTGATGTTGGCATGGACGACCTCCGGCCGGTAGAACGCCTGCGACCGGAACATCGCGCGGAGGACCGGCGCGATCTCGTATCCGCTGGCCGTGAGCTGTCGGGCCATCGCCTCCACCAGGTCCGGGTCCGGGGTGGGGGAGACGAAGAACTTGGCCAGTTTCCCGGCGATCCAGCGCGGAGTCGCGGGGTTGGCGAGGATGATCCGCATCACGTCGGTGCCATCGAGGTTGCCGCTCTGACCGAGGAACGTCTTCGGACCGTCGTCGTGCAGCGCCGGTTTCAACGCGAAGTTCCTGCGGTCCTCGAACGTCCGATACTCCCGCAGCGTCCATCCGGTCCACGCCCGGGCAGACTCGAGGATATCTGCCTCCGTGTAGTGCCCGATCCCCATCGTAAAGAGCTCCATGAGCTCGCGAGCCCAGTTCTCGTTCGGGTGCCCCTTGCGGTTCGCGTCGTTGTTCAGGTACCGCAGCATCGCGGAATCCCGGGCAACGCCGTCCAGCAGGCGGGCGAAGTTCCCTGCCGCGAACTGCCGGAAGAGCTGGTTCTGGTTGTAGATCGCGATGGCATCATGAACATCGCCGGCCGATGTGGTGAAGTGGCCATGCCAGAACAGCGTGAGTTTCTCCTGAAGGGGAGCCCGCGTCTTCGCCATGCGGTCGAACCACCAAGAGGTGAGCGCGACGAGTGCACGTCCGTGCGCCCGATTGGCCTCTTCGTAAGCGGCGCGGAGTTGGGGGTTATCGTTCGGTTTGGTCTTGGTCCGGATGAACTCGGCGATCATCTCGTCGACCCGCGCCTCCGACTGGCGGATCTCGCCAAACGAAGGCGGAGACGGGGCGTCGCTCGGAAATGCGAACAGGGCGTCGACCGCCCTGTCGGGACCGACCTGCACCGCCTGCGCGATCTCAGAGGGAAGCGGTCCAAACCCAGCGCGGCGCAGCAGGTGCCCCGTCTTTCCCACGTCCCAGCGATCCTGAGCGGAAGGGGAAAATGGCTCGAGGCCAGACGGCATGAACGACCTCCTTCGTTGCGTGAGTGTCTAGGACGATCCCGACCCCACGCGGGGTCGCTCCCTAAGCGCTCGAAGTTCCGGGAAAGTTCCCCGCTTCAAAGTCCCGCCGCACCCGATCGACGAGCTCCGGGACGGCCAGCAGGTCGATCGCCGTCATCGCCATCACCCGAGCATCGTTCATCATCCCGGTGAGCCCGATCTCCGCGGCCCCGGCCGCGAGTGCCTCACGGGTGTGCATGCCGACCCCCGGAGGGCAGGTCGGGAGCCCATAGCTGAGCGTCGGTACCGCCTGCGCGAGGTTCCCCAGGTCCGTGGAAGCCCCCACGAACCGAGCGGTCATCTCGAAGCCGAGGGCGCGGGCGTTCTCCTTCACGACCTCCGCGAGCGCCGGGTTGAACTTGATGCCGTCGTGGAACTGCCCCCGCGTGACCTCCAGCGTCGTCCCCGTGGCCGCCGCCGCACCCTGCGCGCAGGCTTCCACGCGGCTCATCAGCTCCTCGACGTACCGCCCGTCCGGCGATCGCAGCCCAAGCTCCATCGCCGCGCGCTCGGGGATGATGTTGACGGCCTGCCCCCCGTCGGTGACGATCCCGTGGATCCGAGCATCGGGATGGATCTGCTGGCGAAGCGCGCTGACCCCGTTAAAGGTCAGGATCACCGCGTCCAAAGCGTTCAGGCCTTTCCACGGGGCCGCGGCGGCGT
It includes:
- a CDS encoding amidohydrolase; translated protein: RIHANPEIGFQERQALEWVSAALRRHGYDVEAGVADLPTAMAARARGGSPGPTVGLIAEYDALAGLGHACGHNLMAAGMMAAAAALRTVLPELAGGITYYGTPAEEGGGGKILMLERDAFAGLDVALQYHAGDHCSYATGCLAVQSIEFAFTGRPAHAAAAPWKGLNALDAVILTFNGVSALRQQIHPDARIHGIVTDGGQAVNIIPERAAMELGLRSPDGRYVEELMSRVEACAQGAAAATGTTLEVTRGQFHDGIKFNPALAEVVKENARALGFEMTARFVGASTDLGNLAQAVPTLSYGLPTCPPGVGMHTREALAAGAAEIGLTGMMNDARVMAMTAIDLLAVPELVDRVRRDFEAGNFPGTSSA
- a CDS encoding DUF1800 domain-containing protein, whose protein sequence is MPSGLEPFSPSAQDRWDVGKTGHLLRRAGFGPLPSEIAQAVQVGPDRAVDALFAFPSDAPSPPSFGEIRQSEARVDEMIAEFIRTKTKPNDNPQLRAAYEEANRAHGRALVALTSWWFDRMAKTRAPLQEKLTLFWHGHFTTSAGDVHDAIAIYNQNQLFRQFAAGNFARLLDGVARDSAMLRYLNNDANRKGHPNENWARELMELFTMGIGHYTEADILESARAWTGWTLREYRTFEDRRNFALKPALHDDGPKTFLGQSGNLDGTDVMRIILANPATPRWIAGKLAKFFVSPTPDPDLVEAMARQLTASGYEIAPVLRAMFRSQAFYRPEVVHANIKSPVEFVVGAVRHLGIADPDWPRLGFLAGDAGQRLFYPPTVKGWDGGQAWINAATVFSRANLAGALLSGKFGTPDITALSSIETMAAQLLQRPIASSRKTVVARAIKNIGREAGIHLMMSLPEYQVS
- a CDS encoding DUF1501 domain-containing protein, with protein sequence MQNMMTRREFLTKGLTIVAAGATAPMFLTRTALAINNPWDQALTAPTTGRLDGPILVVVQMGGGNDGLNTVVPFAHDEYYRARPHLAVPQQSVLRVTDELGFHPGLKPLKALFDDGRLAVVQGVGYPNPNRSHFRSMEIWHTADPAGTGPRTGWLGRLFDSECPNCGPTAGLAMLGAEMPLAMQGGSGRAVVLESPQAFAFHPLAGGGAQEVEAYRQVMQPVPGEEPTVDFLTHTAMDAILASDDIRRVAGRLSDTGGPYPRDPFSLKLRLVSELISAGSPTRVYYVGLGGFDTHAAQAGRHDRLMEQLGAGLDAFVKDLTQKGLSDRVLVMTFSEFGRRVAENASAGTDHGAAAPMFLIGANVAPGVHGPHPSLTDLDQGDLKFQMDFRSVYATVLEHWMGIGSQQILSGRFPTLEILRPRVGVPRSG